The Diaminobutyricimonas aerilata nucleotide sequence AGCACGACGAGCGAGACCCAGCCGATCGCCAGCGACGCGAGCCCCAGAAGGCCGACGTAGAAGAGTTCGAGGGCGAGCAGCATGCCCTCAGTCTACCCCTCGGTCCGAACGTCAGAGGGCGACGAGGCCGAGCACCAGACTCGCCACGGCGAGGACGACGGCAGCGCCGCCGACGCTCGCGGTCATCCGCCCGACGAGGCCCTGCTTGACCGGCATGGCGAGCTGGATCACGAAGGAGAGCAGCAGGCAGAGCGCGAACACCATGGGGATCGCGGTGAGGTACAGGTCCGGATGCACGACGATCGCGACACCGACGGCGCCGAGCAGCGCGACCGCCCAGACGGGGAACACGCTCGCGAGGGGCCGGGACACGGAGCCCATGGTAGAGGTGCCGCCCGCACGTCCGCCGCGAGACGACGGCGCTTATAGACTGAGGGCTCTCTCGTGGGAGGACACCCGTGGCCCAGTTGTTGATCCTGACCTCCGCGGTCGGCAACGACGTGCTGCCGTCGCTCGCCCTGCTGAGCCACCGCACGCGGCAGATCCCCGCCTCCCCCGCGTCGCTCGTGAACGCTCCGGCGTGCGACCTCATCTTCATCGACGCGCGGCAGGATCTCGCGAGCGCCAAGTCGCTGTGCAAGATCCTCACGACCACCGGCGTGACGGTGCCCCTCGTGCTCGTGCTGACCGAGGGCGGGCTCACCGCGGTGAGCGCGGACTGGGGCGCCGACGACGTCGTGCTCGAGGCGGCCGGACCCGCCGAGCTGGACGCCCGCATCCGTCTCGTCATCGGCCGGTTCGCGCAGGACAAGTCGGCGTCGAAGATCCAGGCCTCCGGCGTGGTCATCGACGAGGCGAGCTACTCGGCGAAGGTGCACGGGCGCCCGCTCGACCTGACCTTCAAGGAGTTCGAGCTGCTGCGCTTCTTCGCCACGCACCCGTCGCGGGTGTTCACCCGGGAGCAGCTGCTCAGCGAGGTGTGGGGCTACGACTACTTCGGCGGCACCCGCACCGTCGACGTGCACGTGCGGCGGCTCCGCGCGAAGCTCGGCGACCTCGAGTCGCTCATCGGCACCGTGCGCAACGTCGGCTACCGCTTCAACGTCTACGAGGACGAGCCCGACCGCGCGGGTGCCGTGCCCTCCTGATCGAGTCATCCGCCGTTCACCGGGCGGTGGCAGGATGGGCGCGTGACCGACACCTACCTCGGCGACAGCGGCCTCAGCCCGGATCTGCTCGACGACGACTTCGACCTCGACTACGGGGATGACGAATCGCTGCCCTCCGACCGGTTCCTCGACCGGGAGCTGAGCTGGCTGGCGTTCAACCAGCGGGTGCTCGAACTCGCCGAGGATCCGCTCGTGCCGCTGCTGGAACGGGCGAACTTCCTCGCCATCTTCGCGAGCAACCTCGACGAGTTCTTCATGGTGCGCGTCGCCGGCCTCAAGCGCCGCATCGCGACCGGGATCGCCGTGCCGACCAACGTCGGCCGACCCCCCGCCGAAGTGCTCGCCGGCATCTCCGCGCGGGCCCACGAGCTGCAGGAGCGGCACGCCCAGGCGTTCCGCACCCTCGTCAAGCCGGCCCTCGACGAGGCGGGCATCCACATCGAGTCGTGGGCCGACCTCGACGACAACGACCGCTCGCGTGTGGACGAGATCTTCTCCACTCAGATCTTCCCGGTGCTGATGCCGCTCGCCGTCGACCCGGCGCACCCGTTCCCCTACATCTCCGGCCTCTCGCTCAACCTCTCGGTGCGGGTGCGGAACCCGAAGACGGGCCGGGTCGAGTTCGCGCGTCTCAAGGTGCCGCAGGTGCTCCCCCGCTTCGTGCAGCTTCCGGATGACGGCAGCGGCCTGCTGCGCTTCATCCCCCTCGAGGACCTCATCTCGAACCACCTCGGCGACCTGTTCCCGGGCATGGAGATCCTCGAACACCACGAGTTCCGGGTCACCCGCAACGAGGACGTCGAGATCGAGGAGGACGAGTCCGAGAACCTCATCCAGGCGCTCGAGAAGGAGCTGCTGCGCCGACGGTTCGGCCCGCCGATCCGTCTCGAAATCACCGACGACATGGACGAGGTGACCCTCGGCCTGCTCATGCAGGAACTCGACATCACCGAGCAGGAGGTCTACCGCCTGCCCGCTCCGCTCGACCTGGGCGGCCTGTTCGAGGTCACCAAGATCGACCGGCCGCGGCTGAAGTACCCGAAGCAGGTGCCGACGACCGCCGTGCAGCTGTTGCCGAGCGATCCGACGAGCCCGAGCGACATCTTCGGATCGATCGCCCGGCAGGACGTGCTGCTGCACCACCCGTACGAATCGTTCGCGACGAGCGTGCAGGCCTTCCTCGAGCAGGCCGCCGCCGACCCGAACGTGCTCGCGATCAAGCAGACCCTCTACCGCACGAGCGGTGACAGCCCCATCGTCGAGGCGCTCATCGATGCCGCCGAGGCGGGCAAGCAGGTGCTCGCGCTGGTCGAGATCAAGGCGCGGTTCGACGAGCAGAACAACATCAGCTGGGCACGCAAGCTCGAGAAGGCCGGTGTGCACGTCGTGTACGGCCTCGTCGGGCTGAAGACCCACTGCAAGCTGCTGCTCGTGGTGCGGCAGGAGGCGGATGGCCGGCTCAAGCACTACAGCCACATCGGCACGGGCAACTACAACCCGAAGACCAGCCGCATCTACGAGGACATGGGACTGCTCACCGCGAGCGATGAGGTCGGCAAGGACCTCACCCGGCTCTTCAACGAGCTGTCGGGCTACGCGATCGAGAAGAAGTTCAAGCGGCTCCTCGTCGCCCCGCTGCACCTGCGCAAGGGGCTGCTCAAGCGCATCCGCACCGAGACGCAGAACGCGAAGGCCGGCAAGCCGTCCGGCATCCGCATCAAGGTCAACTCGATGGTCGACGAGGCCATCATCGACGCGCTCTACCGGGCGAGCAACGCGGGAGTGCCGGTCGACATCTGGGTGCGCGGCATCTGCTCGCTGCGCCCCGGGCACAAGGGACTGAGCGAGAACATCCGGGTGCGCTCGATCCTCGGCCGGTACCTCGAGCACTCGCGGATCTTCGCGTTCGCGAACGACGGCGACCCGGAGGTCTTCATCGGCAGCGCCGACATGATGCACCGCAACCTCGACCGTCGCGTCGAGGCGCTCGTGCGGCTGACCGACGAGCGGCACCTCGCCCAGATCGACTACATGTTCGAGCGGGCGATGGCCGACGACACGTCGTCGTGGTGGCTCGACGAGGACGGCGACTGGGCGCGGCACTCGCTCGACGACAAGGGCACCCCGCTCGCCGACCTGCAGAACACGCTCATGCGCCGCACCGCGCAACGCAAGCGACCGGGCACCCTGCGGTGACCCCACCCGAGGCGCCGGTCGTCGCGGCCGGCGCCCTCTGCTGGAAGCTCGTCGAGGGACGGGTGCGCGTGCTGCTCGTGCACCGCGCGCGGCGCGACGATGTGTCGCTGCCGAAGGGAAAGCTCGACCCGGGCGAGACCCTCCCGGAGACGGCGGTGCGGGAGATCCGCGAGGAGACGGGGCTGAAGGTCGCGCTCGGCGCGCCGCTCGGCACCGTCGACTACTCGCTGCCGGGCGGTCGTCGCAAGGTCGTGCACTACTGGGCGTCGCAGGTCGACCCGGATGCGCGCAGCCGGTTCATACCGAACGACGAGATCTCGGCGGTCGAGTGGGTGTCGCTCCGGCGCGCCCGCCAGTTGCTCACCTATCCGCACGACGTGTCGGTCGTCGACCGGTTCGCCGAGCGGATCGAGAGCGGACGCGCGCGAACGTTCGCGATCATCGCGCTGCGCCACGGCAAGGCGGTGGCTCACGAGGATTGGGACGGCGCCGACGCGGAGCGGCCGCTGCAGGCCCGCGGGCAGCGGCAGGCCGAGAGCGTCGCGCGGGCGATCGCCGCGTTCCGCCCCCGCAAGCTCGTGAGCAGCACGGCGGTGCGCTGCCTCGAGACGATCGCGCCGCTCGCGGAGCGCACCGCGCTGCGGGTGAGCCGCACCGATGCCATCAGTCAGGACGCCTACCGGCCCGACGGCGCGGGGGTCGAGACGGTCGTGCGCAAGCGGCTCGAGCGCGCGACGACGGCGGTGCTGTGCAGCCACGGTCCGGTGCTGCCGCAGATCGTGACGGCGGTCGCGATCGCGACGAACACCCCCGCGGATGCGCTGCTGCGTCGCGCGGCGCTGCTCGGCACCGGCGAGTACGCCGTGCTGCACGTCGCGGCCGACGATCCGACCTCCGGCCTCGTCGGCGTGGAGATCCACGGGCCGGCCCTGTAACGGCTCGACCGGAACTTAACGTCGCGTTCACCCTCCGTTCACCATCCGGGCCGAACCTGGTTAATCGGCGTTCGTATCGTCACGGCGTGTGAGTCGCACCGACTCCCCTGTAATCCATTCCCGAAGGGACAACCGTGAACATCAAGCGCTATGGCAGCATCGCTGCTATCGCACTGGCCGGAACCATCGTGCTCTCGTCGTGCGCAGCGAACGAGGGCAACGCCGGTGGCGGCACCGAGGACGAGGGCGGCAGCACGCTCTCGGGCACCCTCGACGCGTCGGGCGCCTCGTCGCAGCAGGCCGCCCAGGAGGCATGGGTCGCCGCCTTCCAGGAGGAGAACCCCGACGTCACGATCAACTACGACCCGACCGGGTCGGGCACCGGCCGTGACAACTTCATCGCCGGCGCGAGCAACTTCATCGGCTCGGACCGCGCGTTCGACGACGAAGAGATCGCCGCGGGCGAATGGGGCGCCTGCGCCGCCGACTCCGGCATCGTCGAGCTCCCGCTCTACATCTCGCCGATCGCCGTGATCTTCAACCTCGAGGGCGTCGACACGCTCAACCTCGACGCGGCCACGATCGCCAACATCTTCCTCGGCAACATCAAGACGTGGAACGACCCGGCCATCGCCGCGCTGAACCCCGACGCGACCCTGCCCGACACGGCGATCGCGCCGGTGCACCGCGCCGACGACTCGGGCACGACCGAGAACTTCACCGACTACCTCTTCACGGCTGCTCCGGACGTGTGGACCGCTGAGCCCGACGGCGTGTGGCCGCTCGAGGGCGGCGAGGCCGCTCAGGGCACCTCGGGTGTCGTCGACGCCGTCAAGGGCGGCCAGGGCACCATCGGCTACGCCGACGCGTCGCGCGCCGAGGGCCTCGGCACCGTCGCGGTGCAGGTCGGCGAGGACTTCGTCGAGTACTCGCCGGAGGCGGCCGCCGCCCTCGTCGACGCCTCGCCGAAGGCTGAGGGCCGCACCGATGGTGACCTCGCGATCGAGCTCGACCGCACCACCACCGAGGCGGGCGTCTACCCGATCGCCCTCGTCAGCTACCTCATCGGCTGCGAGCAGTACGAGGACGAGACCGTCGGGTCGCTCGTGAAGGAGTACTTCTCCTACATCGCCAGCGAGGACGGCCAGAGCACGGCCGCCGAGAACGCGGGCGCTGCCCCGATCTCGGACGACCTCCGTGGTCAGATCGAGACGGCCATCGAGCTCATCAAGTAACACCTCCGGCCTGTCCCACCCCGTCGTGCAACGCGACGGGGTGGGGCAGACTGAGCGAGGGGTTCGGGCCCATCCGCCCGAACCGTTCGCTGAGTTCTCCGGACCCCCACCCCTCGAGGAGACCCGAAACCCATGACGACAACCCGCGAGCCCGGAGTGATCCGGGCGAAGCAGCGGCCCGGCGACCGGATCTTCTCCGGCACCGCGATCGGAGCGGGGGTGACGATCCTCCTGGTGCTCGCCGCGGTCACGATCTTCCTCATCGCGGAGAGCGTGCCCGCCATCACGGGCGATTCGGAGAAGAATCCGATCCTCGAAGGACGCAACTTCTTCGCCTACGTCGGACCGCTCGTGTTCGGAACGCTGTGGGCCGCGTTCCTCGCCCTCGTGATGGCGACGCCCCTCTCGATCGGCATCGCGCTGTTCATCTCGCACTACGCGCCGCGGCGCCTCGCGCAAACGCTCGGCTACATCATCGACCTGCTCGCGGCCGTGCCGTCGGTCGTCTACGGCCTCTGGGGCGGCCTCGTGCTCGCCCCGACGGTGCAGCCGCTCTACGCGTGGTTCAACGAGAACCTCGGCTGGTTCCCGCTCTTCAGCGGCGACGTCTCGGCGACCGGACGCACGATCTTCACCGCCGCGATCGTGCTCGCGGTCATGATCCTGCCGATCATGACCGCCATCTCGCGCGAGATCTTCCTGCAGACGCCGGTGCTGCACGAAGAGGCCGCCCTCGCCCTCGGGTCCACCCGCTGGGAGATGATCAAGATGGCGGTGCTGCCCTTCGCCCGTCCCGGCATCATCTCCGCCGCGATGCTCGGCCTCGGCCGCGCCCTCGGCGAGACGATGGCCGTCGCGATGGTGCTCTCCGCATCCGGCGGCGTCACCTGGCAAGTGCTCACCGCGAGCAACCCGAGCACGATCGCCGCGAACATCGCGCTGCGGTTCCCGGAGGCGCACGGTGACGGCATCAGCGTGCTCATCGCCTCCGGCCTGGTGCTGTTCGTGGTCACCTTCGC carries:
- a CDS encoding winged helix-turn-helix domain-containing protein, which encodes MAQLLILTSAVGNDVLPSLALLSHRTRQIPASPASLVNAPACDLIFIDARQDLASAKSLCKILTTTGVTVPLVLVLTEGGLTAVSADWGADDVVLEAAGPAELDARIRLVIGRFAQDKSASKIQASGVVIDEASYSAKVHGRPLDLTFKEFELLRFFATHPSRVFTREQLLSEVWGYDYFGGTRTVDVHVRRLRAKLGDLESLIGTVRNVGYRFNVYEDEPDRAGAVPS
- a CDS encoding RNA degradosome polyphosphate kinase; translated protein: MTDTYLGDSGLSPDLLDDDFDLDYGDDESLPSDRFLDRELSWLAFNQRVLELAEDPLVPLLERANFLAIFASNLDEFFMVRVAGLKRRIATGIAVPTNVGRPPAEVLAGISARAHELQERHAQAFRTLVKPALDEAGIHIESWADLDDNDRSRVDEIFSTQIFPVLMPLAVDPAHPFPYISGLSLNLSVRVRNPKTGRVEFARLKVPQVLPRFVQLPDDGSGLLRFIPLEDLISNHLGDLFPGMEILEHHEFRVTRNEDVEIEEDESENLIQALEKELLRRRFGPPIRLEITDDMDEVTLGLLMQELDITEQEVYRLPAPLDLGGLFEVTKIDRPRLKYPKQVPTTAVQLLPSDPTSPSDIFGSIARQDVLLHHPYESFATSVQAFLEQAAADPNVLAIKQTLYRTSGDSPIVEALIDAAEAGKQVLALVEIKARFDEQNNISWARKLEKAGVHVVYGLVGLKTHCKLLLVVRQEADGRLKHYSHIGTGNYNPKTSRIYEDMGLLTASDEVGKDLTRLFNELSGYAIEKKFKRLLVAPLHLRKGLLKRIRTETQNAKAGKPSGIRIKVNSMVDEAIIDALYRASNAGVPVDIWVRGICSLRPGHKGLSENIRVRSILGRYLEHSRIFAFANDGDPEVFIGSADMMHRNLDRRVEALVRLTDERHLAQIDYMFERAMADDTSSWWLDEDGDWARHSLDDKGTPLADLQNTLMRRTAQRKRPGTLR
- a CDS encoding NUDIX hydrolase — protein: MTPPEAPVVAAGALCWKLVEGRVRVLLVHRARRDDVSLPKGKLDPGETLPETAVREIREETGLKVALGAPLGTVDYSLPGGRRKVVHYWASQVDPDARSRFIPNDEISAVEWVSLRRARQLLTYPHDVSVVDRFAERIESGRARTFAIIALRHGKAVAHEDWDGADAERPLQARGQRQAESVARAIAAFRPRKLVSSTAVRCLETIAPLAERTALRVSRTDAISQDAYRPDGAGVETVVRKRLERATTAVLCSHGPVLPQIVTAVAIATNTPADALLRRAALLGTGEYAVLHVAADDPTSGLVGVEIHGPAL
- the pstS gene encoding phosphate ABC transporter substrate-binding protein PstS, whose amino-acid sequence is MNIKRYGSIAAIALAGTIVLSSCAANEGNAGGGTEDEGGSTLSGTLDASGASSQQAAQEAWVAAFQEENPDVTINYDPTGSGTGRDNFIAGASNFIGSDRAFDDEEIAAGEWGACAADSGIVELPLYISPIAVIFNLEGVDTLNLDAATIANIFLGNIKTWNDPAIAALNPDATLPDTAIAPVHRADDSGTTENFTDYLFTAAPDVWTAEPDGVWPLEGGEAAQGTSGVVDAVKGGQGTIGYADASRAEGLGTVAVQVGEDFVEYSPEAAAALVDASPKAEGRTDGDLAIELDRTTTEAGVYPIALVSYLIGCEQYEDETVGSLVKEYFSYIASEDGQSTAAENAGAAPISDDLRGQIETAIELIK
- the pstC gene encoding phosphate ABC transporter permease subunit PstC, yielding MTTTREPGVIRAKQRPGDRIFSGTAIGAGVTILLVLAAVTIFLIAESVPAITGDSEKNPILEGRNFFAYVGPLVFGTLWAAFLALVMATPLSIGIALFISHYAPRRLAQTLGYIIDLLAAVPSVVYGLWGGLVLAPTVQPLYAWFNENLGWFPLFSGDVSATGRTIFTAAIVLAVMILPIMTAISREIFLQTPVLHEEAALALGSTRWEMIKMAVLPFARPGIISAAMLGLGRALGETMAVAMVLSASGGVTWQVLTASNPSTIAANIALRFPEAHGDGISVLIASGLVLFVVTFAVNAAARFVVNRRKDFSGAN